In Sulfitobacter albidus, the following proteins share a genomic window:
- a CDS encoding branched-chain amino acid ABC transporter permease: MSTVLLLNILWQISVLALVTIGLAIVFGQLKIMNMAHGELVMIGAYAPVITSSLGLPGPFQIFVCLVVVGITAFAMERLVIRHFYGRPFDSLLATWGLSILLREVVELVFGRGYQSVSLPVQGTVTVIGADYPVYRLIVMAGIGCFFTVLFLWYRKSRIGTEIKAMVENPQLAEACGINTGRLSSGCFVFGALTAGIAGMVLAPTIRVEPMIGLDYLIRSFFSLVVGGLGSIEGLFIGVSVIAGSQSIVSSVFNQTYGYLFILILSILFLWLKPNGLYRNR, translated from the coding sequence ATGTCGACGGTTTTGCTGCTCAATATTCTTTGGCAAATCAGTGTGCTTGCGCTGGTAACAATCGGTCTCGCCATCGTCTTTGGGCAACTGAAAATCATGAACATGGCGCATGGTGAACTCGTGATGATCGGGGCCTACGCCCCGGTGATCACATCAAGCTTGGGGCTACCGGGACCATTCCAGATTTTTGTGTGCCTGGTGGTCGTTGGCATCACAGCATTTGCGATGGAACGCCTGGTTATCCGGCACTTTTACGGACGCCCCTTTGACAGCCTGCTGGCGACGTGGGGACTATCGATCCTGTTGCGAGAGGTTGTTGAGCTGGTGTTTGGGCGGGGATACCAGTCAGTGTCTCTGCCAGTTCAAGGTACAGTCACCGTAATCGGTGCGGATTATCCCGTCTATCGCTTGATTGTCATGGCCGGTATTGGCTGCTTCTTTACCGTCCTGTTCCTTTGGTACCGCAAGTCCCGTATCGGAACCGAAATCAAGGCAATGGTCGAGAATCCGCAGCTCGCAGAAGCCTGCGGCATCAATACAGGACGACTATCAAGTGGGTGTTTTGTATTCGGGGCGCTTACGGCTGGTATTGCCGGAATGGTTTTGGCGCCAACCATCCGTGTCGAGCCAATGATCGGCCTCGATTACCTGATCCGATCGTTCTTTTCATTGGTCGTGGGCGGTCTCGGCAGCATCGAGGGACTGTTCATCGGTGTGAGCGTAATTGCGGGTTCGCAATCCATCGTGAGTTCGGTTTTCAATCAGACCTACGGCTACCTCTTTATCCTGATCCTTTCGATCCTCTTCCTGTGGTTAAAGCCTAATGGCCTATATCGTAACCGTTAG
- a CDS encoding protein-L-isoaspartate O-methyltransferase family protein, with translation MTDFSARRTMMVDTQVRPSDVTKFPIIDAMLSVAREDFVPAARREAAYVGENLDLGQGRVVLEPRTLAKMLDTLAIGPEELVLDIGCGLGYSTAVIARLAQAVVAVEADEAYVREAQDALAASGVDNAVVQAGDMAAGAAEHGPYDVIVLQGGVMELPDALLDQLKEGGRIAALFMHDALGEVRVGHKRAGQISWRLAFNASAPVLPGFARARAFSL, from the coding sequence ATGACCGACTTTTCCGCACGCCGTACCATGATGGTCGACACGCAGGTCCGCCCTTCCGATGTGACCAAATTTCCCATTATCGACGCGATGTTGAGCGTTGCGCGCGAGGATTTCGTGCCCGCCGCCCGGCGCGAGGCCGCCTATGTCGGCGAGAACCTCGATCTGGGGCAGGGGCGCGTTGTGCTTGAGCCGCGCACACTGGCCAAGATGCTGGACACATTGGCAATCGGGCCGGAGGAGCTCGTGCTCGATATCGGGTGCGGGCTGGGCTATTCGACGGCGGTGATTGCGCGGCTGGCGCAGGCCGTGGTCGCCGTTGAGGCGGACGAGGCCTATGTGCGCGAGGCACAGGATGCCCTGGCTGCCAGCGGCGTCGACAACGCGGTGGTGCAGGCGGGCGATATGGCCGCGGGCGCGGCGGAGCACGGGCCTTACGATGTGATCGTGCTGCAGGGGGGCGTGATGGAGCTGCCCGACGCGCTGCTAGACCAGCTCAAGGAAGGCGGGCGCATTGCGGCGCTGTTCATGCACGATGCGTTGGGCGAGGTCCGGGTGGGCCACAAACGCGCCGGGCAGATCAGCTGGCGGCTGGCCTTCAACGCAAGCGCGCCGGTGTTGCCGGGCTTTGCCCGTGCACGGGCGTTTTCGCTGTAG
- the iaaH gene encoding indoleacetamide hydrolase: MAIENRFGAAELLRKMDAQEISATEFAKDTVQREKARSSLNAISHFDPDFLVANAQRADEKRAAGINGVLCGLPVAAKDNINTVSFPTTAGTGALLHHTPRTNAGIVTAIEQADGFIGAKTGMHELAFGITSNNGTTGKIRNPHDPDMIPGGSSGGTAAAVAAGILPVGLGTDTGASVRLPAALCGVVGFRPTVGRYSGTGIVPISHTRDTAGPIARYVEDIALMDGVLAGQEPVSQSITLDEVVLGLPREVFFENLEPAVETAVQATLKTLEKAGAKLIEVSLSEIWPLNEAVGFPVALYEVMRDLPAYLAEHAPGISFDELVSKIGSPDVAGVIASQLGDDAIPEEAYRAAMDTHRPAMQSIYQSCFKDNGLTALAFPTSPLRARPIGDDETVELNGQQVPTFPSFIRNTDLGSNLAVPGISLPCPDVPGLPVGIEFEGRTGADRDLIALALAVEDALTR, encoded by the coding sequence ATGGCGATCGAAAACCGGTTTGGCGCGGCAGAGTTGCTTCGCAAGATGGACGCGCAGGAAATCTCGGCGACAGAATTTGCGAAGGACACTGTCCAACGAGAAAAGGCACGGTCTTCTCTCAACGCCATCTCGCATTTTGATCCCGACTTTCTGGTAGCAAACGCGCAACGCGCAGACGAAAAGCGCGCTGCAGGAATAAACGGCGTTTTGTGCGGTTTACCCGTCGCTGCCAAAGACAACATCAACACGGTCTCCTTTCCGACAACTGCCGGCACGGGCGCCCTTCTTCATCACACGCCGCGAACAAACGCAGGAATTGTGACAGCCATCGAGCAGGCAGATGGCTTCATTGGCGCAAAGACCGGAATGCATGAACTCGCATTCGGCATCACCAGCAACAACGGCACCACGGGCAAAATCCGAAATCCTCATGATCCAGACATGATCCCGGGCGGCTCGTCCGGGGGCACCGCGGCAGCGGTGGCGGCGGGCATCCTCCCGGTCGGCCTTGGCACTGACACCGGCGCCTCGGTCCGCCTGCCCGCCGCATTGTGCGGCGTGGTTGGTTTTCGACCAACCGTCGGTCGCTATTCCGGCACAGGGATCGTTCCCATCAGCCACACACGAGACACTGCCGGGCCCATCGCCAGGTACGTTGAAGATATCGCCCTAATGGACGGTGTTTTGGCCGGACAAGAACCGGTTTCACAAAGCATCACTCTCGATGAGGTGGTTTTGGGCCTGCCACGTGAGGTATTTTTCGAAAACCTCGAACCTGCGGTCGAGACGGCTGTGCAGGCGACGCTCAAAACCCTTGAGAAAGCCGGCGCGAAACTGATTGAGGTCAGCCTTTCAGAAATCTGGCCTCTTAACGAGGCGGTCGGCTTCCCCGTAGCGCTTTACGAAGTGATGCGTGATCTGCCTGCGTACCTGGCTGAACATGCGCCCGGTATCTCCTTTGACGAACTGGTTTCAAAGATCGGCTCACCCGATGTGGCCGGTGTGATTGCCAGCCAACTTGGGGACGATGCGATACCCGAAGAAGCGTATCGTGCCGCGATGGATACCCATCGGCCCGCCATGCAGTCCATCTACCAGTCATGCTTTAAAGACAATGGCCTAACGGCTCTGGCTTTCCCGACTTCACCGCTGCGGGCACGTCCTATTGGGGACGATGAGACTGTCGAGTTGAACGGGCAGCAGGTTCCGACTTTCCCCAGTTTCATTCGCAACACGGATCTTGGCTCGAACCTCGCTGTTCCAGGAATTTCTCTCCCCTGCCCCGACGTTCCGGGCTTGCCTGTTGGGATCGAATTCGAAGGTCGCACGGGTGCTGACCGGGACCTCATCGCGCTGGCACTCGCCGTCGAAGACGCTTTGACGAGATAG
- a CDS encoding TolC family outer membrane protein, translating to MQTGQMGTIRRMRRGLRAATLGAAMAVIAPVASAETLADALVNAYNHSGLLQQNRALLRAADEDVAVAGTALEPVLRWTASAQQQFGRARGSTLAGVQDTDSLTLSGSLIGELLLYDFGATALRVEAAKETVLATRETLLGIEQQVLLRAVQAYMGVIEANEFVALRQNNLRVLTQELRAARNRFEVGEVTRTDVALAEAQLAQARSGLATAEGNRQIAIEEYRNIVGRMPGALRPPPRLPTIASDVDAAKGLAVRRHPDLRAVQHQVSAAELLIRQAEAAKKPTVSLQGTLSLSENLDSSNFSSGGSIGLNAGGTIYQGGARSSAVRRAIAQRDAQRGNLHVVRHNIQQNVGNAYASLRSARASLEASDRQIRAARVAFRGVREEATLGARTTLDVLDAEQSLLDAEASRISAQAQLYNAAYAVLASTGQLTARDLRLPVQLYDPAEYYNLVKDSPTKQSKQGAQLDRVLKRLQRD from the coding sequence ATGCAGACAGGGCAGATGGGAACGATCCGGCGGATGCGGCGCGGCCTGCGGGCGGCGACACTGGGCGCCGCGATGGCGGTGATCGCGCCGGTGGCGAGCGCCGAGACGCTCGCCGATGCGCTGGTCAACGCCTACAATCATTCGGGCCTGTTGCAGCAGAACCGCGCCCTGCTGCGCGCCGCGGATGAGGATGTGGCCGTGGCGGGCACCGCGCTGGAGCCGGTGTTGCGCTGGACCGCCTCTGCGCAGCAACAGTTTGGCCGGGCGCGGGGATCGACCCTTGCGGGGGTGCAGGATACCGACAGCCTGACCCTGAGTGGGTCGTTGATCGGGGAATTGTTGCTGTATGATTTTGGCGCCACCGCCCTGCGGGTCGAGGCCGCCAAGGAGACCGTGCTGGCGACGCGCGAAACCCTTCTGGGGATCGAGCAGCAGGTCCTGCTGCGCGCCGTGCAGGCCTATATGGGTGTGATCGAGGCCAATGAATTCGTGGCGCTGCGCCAGAACAACCTGCGGGTTCTGACACAGGAACTGCGCGCCGCGCGCAACCGTTTCGAGGTGGGTGAGGTGACGCGCACGGATGTGGCGCTCGCCGAGGCGCAGCTGGCGCAGGCCCGCAGCGGTTTGGCCACGGCAGAGGGCAATCGCCAGATCGCCATCGAGGAATATCGCAACATCGTCGGGCGTATGCCCGGTGCACTGCGCCCGCCGCCGCGTCTGCCGACGATCGCGTCGGATGTGGACGCGGCCAAGGGGCTTGCCGTGCGCCGCCATCCCGATCTACGCGCCGTGCAGCATCAGGTTTCCGCCGCCGAGCTGTTGATCCGGCAGGCCGAGGCGGCCAAGAAGCCGACGGTCTCGCTTCAGGGCACGCTGTCGCTGTCCGAAAACCTTGATTCGAGCAATTTCAGCAGCGGCGGCTCCATCGGGCTGAATGCGGGCGGGACGATTTATCAGGGCGGCGCGCGGTCGTCTGCGGTGCGCCGCGCGATTGCACAGCGCGACGCGCAGCGCGGCAATCTGCATGTGGTGCGCCACAATATTCAGCAGAACGTGGGCAATGCCTACGCCAGCCTGCGCTCGGCCCGTGCCTCGCTGGAGGCGTCGGATCGTCAGATCCGTGCGGCGCGTGTGGCCTTCCGCGGCGTGCGCGAGGAAGCGACGCTGGGCGCGCGCACGACGCTCGATGTGCTCGACGCCGAACAATCCTTGCTGGATGCGGAGGCGAGCCGGATTTCGGCGCAGGCGCAGTTGTATAATGCGGCCTATGCGGTTCTGGCCTCGACCGGGCAGCTGACGGCGCGCGATCTGCGGTTGCCGGTGCAGCTTTATGATCCGGCGGAGTACTACAATCTTGTCAAGGACAGCCCGACCAAGCAGTCCAAGCAAGGCGCGCAGCTGGACCGGGTGCTCAAGCGGTTGCAGCGCGACTGA
- a CDS encoding substrate-binding domain-containing protein — protein sequence MTKEWMKTILSAALASTAMTGGAMADIKIGVLVPDSGPAGIFGPSTRNAATMAAAEINAAGGINGEPIELVFADVGVPPAEAAQSALRLWKGEGVEAFVGMHDSAVREALVGRFKGEVPYVYTPVYEGKACSTGLYVTGETPSQQLEPVIPFLMEAENVSKWYLIGNDYNWPRDTNALAKDYIAAAGGEVVGEEYLPFTVAEFDSSLQKIRESGADGVLVTLVGGASVGFNIAFAGFGLDAQAIRLGTLIEENTLAGIGAENANRLYSSSGYFASIASDAAQEFASNYTETFGADAAPLNSLGQSAYDGLQLLATLANKAGSLEVPAIEAIAEGTTFTSPRGTGTLTGRHVAQTIYVANGTGGSFAIEAAFENVPSSENCE from the coding sequence ATGACTAAAGAATGGATGAAAACAATCCTTTCGGCCGCACTGGCCTCAACCGCGATGACGGGTGGGGCAATGGCTGACATCAAGATCGGTGTGCTTGTACCCGACTCTGGTCCGGCCGGGATCTTTGGTCCGAGCACACGCAATGCGGCTACAATGGCTGCCGCTGAAATCAATGCGGCTGGCGGCATCAACGGTGAACCGATCGAACTGGTCTTTGCCGATGTCGGTGTACCGCCCGCAGAAGCCGCGCAATCTGCGCTGAGACTCTGGAAAGGCGAAGGTGTCGAGGCCTTTGTCGGCATGCACGACTCAGCAGTGCGCGAAGCGCTCGTGGGGCGGTTCAAAGGTGAAGTGCCCTATGTCTACACGCCTGTCTACGAGGGGAAGGCCTGTTCGACGGGACTTTACGTGACCGGCGAGACTCCAAGCCAACAGCTTGAGCCCGTAATTCCTTTTCTGATGGAGGCGGAGAACGTCAGCAAATGGTATCTCATCGGAAACGACTACAACTGGCCCCGCGATACCAATGCATTGGCCAAGGACTACATCGCCGCAGCCGGTGGTGAGGTCGTTGGAGAAGAATACCTGCCCTTCACCGTCGCTGAGTTCGACTCTTCCTTGCAAAAGATCAGGGAAAGCGGTGCCGACGGTGTTCTTGTAACCTTGGTGGGCGGTGCATCCGTCGGCTTCAATATTGCCTTCGCCGGATTTGGTCTTGATGCGCAAGCGATCCGTTTGGGCACGCTCATTGAAGAAAACACTCTGGCCGGGATCGGCGCCGAAAACGCCAATCGCCTCTACTCTTCCTCGGGCTATTTCGCGAGCATCGCGTCGGACGCAGCTCAAGAATTCGCTTCAAACTACACCGAGACGTTCGGAGCAGATGCGGCACCGCTCAATTCCCTGGGGCAGTCTGCGTATGACGGCCTTCAACTCCTTGCGACACTCGCCAACAAGGCAGGATCCCTGGAAGTGCCGGCAATCGAAGCAATAGCCGAAGGCACAACCTTCACGTCACCGCGCGGCACCGGCACTTTGACAGGCCGCCACGTTGCCCAGACCATCTATGTGGCAAACGGCACCGGCGGCAGCTTTGCAATCGAGGCCGCGTTCGAGAACGTGCCGTCTTCGGAAAACTGCGAATAG
- a CDS encoding helix-turn-helix domain-containing protein: protein MNLTDRESSLIFSMMRDLSGDFDHFEVRQRVGQSLLELLNADYFASYVWDSDANRFVAGVQINMSDDNLARYDDYFQFRDPITPTLQRRRKATPVSQVMNHDRLTKTEFYNDFLKQDGLCYGINYFAYDRGSNIGDVRVWRGDRKDDFSDRDTEIVDAIGPSFVNALIRAQNHASNFPVLRFASLCDRTSLTARESEIADLLVVGASDDEICAKLLISKSTLRSHITAIFKKTGLSRRTQLAQFLADTANFSSG, encoded by the coding sequence ATGAACCTTACAGACAGAGAATCGAGTCTCATCTTTTCGATGATGCGAGACCTCAGCGGTGACTTCGATCATTTTGAAGTCCGCCAGCGTGTTGGGCAAAGTCTGCTGGAGTTACTGAACGCGGACTACTTCGCCTCATATGTTTGGGACAGCGACGCCAATCGCTTTGTCGCGGGTGTGCAGATCAACATGTCTGACGACAATCTCGCACGCTACGATGACTATTTTCAGTTTCGCGATCCGATAACGCCAACACTTCAGCGGCGGCGAAAGGCGACGCCGGTCAGTCAGGTGATGAATCATGATCGCCTGACAAAAACAGAGTTTTATAACGATTTCCTAAAGCAAGACGGCCTCTGTTATGGCATCAACTACTTTGCTTATGATCGTGGCTCCAACATAGGGGATGTTCGGGTTTGGCGCGGTGACCGAAAAGATGACTTTTCGGACCGGGACACGGAGATCGTGGACGCGATTGGCCCGAGTTTTGTGAATGCGCTCATACGTGCGCAAAATCATGCGTCCAATTTCCCGGTGCTACGCTTTGCATCCTTGTGCGATAGGACGTCGCTGACGGCGCGAGAAAGTGAGATTGCGGATCTATTGGTGGTTGGTGCCTCAGATGACGAGATTTGTGCCAAGCTTCTGATCTCGAAATCTACATTGCGCTCGCACATCACCGCCATCTTCAAGAAGACTGGGCTGAGTCGCCGTACCCAATTGGCTCAGTTTCTCGCGGACACTGCGAACTTTAGCAGCGGTTGA